The following coding sequences lie in one Lentilactobacillus sp. SPB1-3 genomic window:
- the folB gene encoding dihydroneopterin aldolase — translation MGKIRINNMSFHTYNGVHAEEKKLGQRLEIDAELTYPIETKVQNDRLEETVSYSDVYKAIEAFVLNHNYDLIESLANNLLHQILTQFPSLEGVKLRIRKYSVPIAGIFDNVEIEVSGGQDEK, via the coding sequence ATGGGAAAAATTCGAATTAATAATATGAGTTTTCATACCTATAACGGTGTGCATGCTGAAGAAAAGAAATTAGGCCAACGGTTAGAAATTGATGCTGAATTAACATATCCAATTGAAACCAAAGTTCAAAATGATCGCTTAGAGGAAACTGTTAGTTACTCTGATGTCTACAAAGCAATCGAAGCATTTGTATTAAATCATAATTATGATTTAATCGAGAGCTTGGCAAATAACTTGCTCCACCAAATTTTGACCCAATTTCCTAGTTTGGAAGGGGTTAAATTAAGAATTAGAAAATATAGTGTGCCAATTGCTGGTATCTTTGATAACGTGGAAATTGAAGTGAGTGGCGGACAAGATGAAAAATAA
- the folP gene encoding dihydropteroate synthase, giving the protein MQISEQQINTENLFVNDVLADVQSKSQNLFLKIISNDSQQLAQVQQLIEQMDLVQQVNQNELLFKIKVVSLRTLQDQLQKTFPNDEINQQMSEIVAEQTIYWQAGRHRFNLSEKPLIYGILNITPDSFYDGGRYQDESAIKNRIQEMINSGVDVIEVGGQTTRPGFKEISAAEELERILPVIQMIKSLSDDVAIAVDTYKFDVLRKIIDQIDIINDVNAFTDDERKLALLKDTNVGLLTMHSARAKDYDNLTMEMKHFFEDNLQALMSAGIDRERIALDQGIGYAKVADGYQDYAMMHNIDQFNYLRRPMMVAISRKGFGAKLFGLNKDDRLPVTLVAESYMYLHGGRILRVHDIDETVQLVKMLDVIENGYWFGN; this is encoded by the coding sequence ATGCAAATTAGTGAACAACAAATTAATACCGAAAATTTATTTGTAAATGATGTCTTAGCCGATGTGCAATCCAAGAGTCAGAACTTATTTTTAAAAATCATCTCCAATGATTCACAGCAACTAGCACAAGTTCAACAATTGATTGAACAAATGGACCTGGTTCAGCAGGTTAACCAAAATGAATTATTGTTTAAAATTAAAGTGGTTAGTCTGCGGACATTGCAGGATCAGCTACAAAAAACATTTCCTAATGATGAGATCAACCAGCAAATGAGTGAAATTGTTGCTGAACAAACTATCTACTGGCAGGCTGGTAGACATCGATTCAATTTATCTGAAAAACCATTGATTTATGGTATTTTAAACATCACTCCAGATTCATTTTATGATGGTGGCCGGTATCAAGACGAATCCGCGATTAAAAATCGTATTCAGGAAATGATCAACAGTGGGGTTGATGTGATCGAAGTTGGTGGGCAGACTACTCGACCAGGTTTTAAGGAAATTTCTGCTGCTGAAGAGTTGGAGCGAATTTTACCAGTGATTCAGATGATCAAGTCTCTTAGCGATGATGTGGCTATTGCAGTGGATACTTATAAGTTCGATGTTCTGCGAAAAATTATTGATCAGATTGATATTATTAATGATGTTAATGCTTTTACTGATGACGAGCGTAAACTAGCCTTACTTAAGGATACTAACGTTGGTCTATTGACGATGCATAGTGCAAGGGCAAAGGATTATGATAATCTGACAATGGAAATGAAGCACTTCTTTGAAGATAATCTACAAGCGTTGATGAGTGCCGGTATTGATCGGGAACGAATTGCTTTAGACCAAGGAATTGGTTATGCAAAAGTTGCTGATGGTTATCAAGATTATGCAATGATGCATAATATAGATCAATTTAATTACTTAAGAAGACCCATGATGGTTGCCATTTCTAGAAAGGGATTCGGTGCCAAACTATTTGGTTTAAACAAAGATGATCGCTTGCCGGTTACCTTGGTTGCAGAATCATATATGTATCTTCATGGTGGTAGAATTCTGCGGGTCCACGATATTGATGAGACGGTTCAATTGGTGAAGATGTTGGACGTTATCGAAAACGGATACTGGTTTGGTAATTAA
- a CDS encoding putative quinol monooxygenase: MKVINVELSVIPGKQSEYEAFINELVSKSRQEEGNISYDHFKATDSDVNYEIIEHWQDEAAIASHNDTEHFQKFLNGIGDFLTSDPVIIRMDAE; this comes from the coding sequence ATGAAAGTAATTAACGTTGAATTATCAGTTATTCCTGGTAAGCAATCTGAGTACGAAGCTTTTATTAATGAATTAGTATCTAAATCTCGTCAAGAGGAAGGAAATATCAGTTATGATCATTTTAAGGCTACTGACTCCGATGTAAATTACGAGATTATTGAACATTGGCAGGACGAAGCCGCCATTGCTTCGCATAATGATACCGAACATTTCCAAAAATTTTTAAATGGTATTGGAGATTTTTTGACATCTGATCCAGTAATCATTCGCATGGATGCTGAGTAA
- the folK gene encoding 2-amino-4-hydroxy-6-hydroxymethyldihydropteridine diphosphokinase produces MKNKAYLSIGTNLGDREQNLKDALELLRNADVDVQRVSKIYETEPVGGVPQDDFLNIAVAVDTDLNPEELLQVIHSIETDLHRKRLIHWGPRTIDLDILYFNDDHINTDSLKIPHPEIPNRKFVLVPLLEVLSPDSKLYAINDRLLKETTDKMNVRVYKSGSE; encoded by the coding sequence ATGAAAAATAAAGCATATTTGAGTATTGGTACTAACTTGGGTGACCGGGAACAAAATCTCAAAGATGCTTTGGAATTATTGCGGAATGCTGATGTCGATGTCCAAAGGGTTTCTAAAATTTATGAAACAGAACCAGTTGGTGGTGTACCCCAGGACGATTTTTTGAACATTGCGGTTGCAGTTGATACTGATCTCAATCCCGAAGAGTTGTTGCAAGTGATTCACTCGATTGAGACTGACCTGCATCGTAAGCGATTGATTCATTGGGGTCCCAGAACAATCGATTTGGATATTTTGTACTTCAATGATGATCACATCAATACTGATAGCTTGAAGATTCCTCATCCAGAAATTCCTAACCGCAAGTTTGTTTTAGTGCCATTACTAGAAGTCCTATCACCGGATTCTAAATTATATGCGATCAATGATAGATTACTTAAAGAAACTACTGACAAAATGAACGTTCGAGTATATAAATCCGGGAGTGAATAA
- a CDS encoding NADP-dependent oxidoreductase: MQAFGYDHNGGPDVFTEYDVPTPTLKDTDILIQTEVFGLNNFERSQRAGVFGETNKQIIPGRDVAGVVKSVGSEVSKFKPGDRVVAHGHHAYAEFATSSEANTVRLPENVSFEDAAAVVTAGITAYKTLHFFGNVQSGQTVIVKGASGGVGSVAAQLAEGLGAHVIGIGSSKNADYVKSLGVSEYVAYDQDSPAEVLKDKADVVINSAMNGAGGDEDVAMVKPNGVIASVAMDEPETTKPITFKHVSPTSEISDATALQDIVDLMADNKLSIKIGNVLPFSLSGVQKGHQILEEPHDGRVIISKNA, encoded by the coding sequence ATGCAAGCTTTTGGATACGATCATAACGGTGGCCCAGACGTATTTACCGAATACGACGTGCCCACCCCAACTTTAAAAGATACCGATATTTTAATTCAAACTGAAGTTTTTGGTTTAAATAATTTTGAGCGTTCTCAACGTGCCGGTGTGTTTGGTGAAACCAATAAACAAATCATCCCAGGTCGCGATGTAGCTGGTGTGGTGAAATCAGTTGGTTCTGAAGTTTCTAAATTCAAACCTGGTGACCGCGTTGTTGCGCATGGCCATCATGCCTATGCTGAATTTGCTACAAGTAGCGAAGCAAACACTGTTAGACTTCCTGAAAACGTCTCATTTGAAGATGCTGCAGCAGTCGTTACGGCTGGGATAACAGCTTACAAAACTCTTCACTTCTTTGGTAATGTTCAATCAGGTCAAACAGTTATTGTCAAAGGAGCTTCTGGTGGTGTTGGATCAGTTGCTGCTCAACTTGCGGAAGGCCTTGGCGCCCACGTCATCGGTATTGGCTCAAGTAAAAATGCCGATTACGTAAAATCACTGGGGGTTAGCGAATATGTTGCTTACGATCAAGATTCTCCAGCTGAAGTACTAAAGGATAAAGCTGATGTAGTCATCAATTCAGCAATGAATGGTGCTGGTGGCGACGAAGACGTTGCCATGGTTAAACCTAATGGTGTCATCGCAAGTGTCGCGATGGATGAGCCAGAAACAACCAAACCTATAACCTTCAAACACGTCTCTCCTACCAGCGAAATATCAGATGCAACCGCATTGCAAGATATTGTGGACTTAATGGCTGATAATAAACTATCTATTAAAATCGGCAATGTATTACCATTTAGCTTAAGTGGCGTCCAAAAGGGACATCAAATTCTTGAAGAACCACATGATGGTCGTGTGATTATTTCCAAGAATGCCTAG
- a CDS encoding tyrosine-protein phosphatase: MTQEITNFRSLGGYQAQSGTVREDKLFRSGQLNGLSSQQIDYLANQLKISRIVDMRGAEEREQFPDSTWADVNYQAIDILKDATKNNASLSRMITNGGNVYDNMMMTYEQLADSNSAITGYQKFLKDVSTNDEPLIFHCFAGKDRTGVGAALILKTLGVDDSEIFDDYLKTNELRKTANQQILDSIKNQATDEELLAVSQALKVNTDYLAHFFETVNNHAGSFEDYLHTTLQLDKDFENRMFEMYVK, from the coding sequence ATGACACAAGAAATTACTAATTTTCGGTCGTTAGGCGGCTACCAAGCCCAATCTGGAACGGTAAGAGAAGACAAACTTTTTAGAAGTGGGCAGTTGAACGGACTCTCTTCACAGCAAATTGACTATTTGGCTAATCAATTGAAGATTTCCCGAATTGTTGATATGCGTGGTGCCGAGGAACGAGAACAATTTCCAGATTCCACATGGGCAGATGTCAACTATCAAGCTATTGATATATTAAAAGATGCGACTAAAAATAATGCTAGCCTTAGTCGGATGATTACTAATGGCGGTAATGTGTATGACAATATGATGATGACATATGAGCAATTGGCAGATAGTAACTCCGCAATTACTGGCTATCAAAAATTTTTAAAAGATGTTTCAACTAACGATGAGCCACTGATTTTTCATTGTTTTGCTGGTAAGGATAGGACTGGGGTTGGAGCAGCACTGATTTTAAAAACTCTGGGAGTAGATGATAGTGAAATTTTTGATGATTATTTAAAAACTAATGAGTTAAGAAAGACAGCAAATCAGCAAATTCTAGATTCAATCAAGAACCAGGCAACGGATGAAGAATTGCTGGCCGTAAGCCAAGCCCTAAAGGTCAATACAGATTATTTAGCACATTTTTTTGAAACAGTTAATAATCATGCTGGAAGCTTCGAAGATTATCTTCATACGACTTTACAACTTGATAAAGATTTCGAAAATCGTATGTTTGAGATGTATGTTAAGTAA
- a CDS encoding bifunctional folylpolyglutamate synthase/dihydrofolate synthase gives MAKLTYEKLIEQLNQQMLAANTDRVALLRRVLDNLGHPEQHYRVMHLAGTNGKGSTGTMLAQTLINAGYQIGHFASPALNDAKEQIVINNKMINGDEFVDTYKRIVSQLPSDITPNDISVFEWFVLIMLQYFADQQVDWAIIEAGLGGLNDATNAISAPLITIFTHIDYDHMNILGKTIAEIATNKAQIIKSDTTVFVAPNQHDEAIKRIDDTYQKHHGSELILTSKLAANQETLFNGTRVDIKLGETVVRDVYFNLIGDAQLDNLATVVAVYNWLLKHEMVVGNDSLIKMMRDIQIPGRFQILERQPLVILDGAHNVDGASRLTETLINLRPNGKFIFILGFLKDKEYQKMARIYDQMATEIIAVSPDNHQRALTTNEIEKLFTKPTQQAVNAQVALRQARQLADEKTIIVVTGSFYLVKELENGWHENSK, from the coding sequence GTGGCTAAATTAACGTACGAAAAGTTAATCGAACAACTTAATCAACAAATGTTGGCAGCTAATACGGATCGCGTAGCATTGCTGCGCCGCGTTCTAGATAATCTTGGGCATCCGGAGCAACACTATCGAGTTATGCACTTGGCCGGTACGAATGGTAAAGGATCAACTGGAACGATGCTAGCACAAACTTTAATCAATGCTGGTTACCAAATTGGACATTTTGCCAGTCCCGCATTAAATGATGCTAAAGAACAAATTGTCATCAACAATAAAATGATTAATGGTGATGAATTTGTTGATACATATAAAAGAATCGTTTCGCAATTACCATCAGATATTACCCCTAATGATATTTCTGTTTTTGAGTGGTTTGTTCTGATAATGTTGCAATATTTTGCTGACCAACAGGTTGATTGGGCAATTATTGAGGCAGGTCTAGGTGGCTTAAATGATGCAACTAACGCGATAAGTGCACCTTTGATTACCATTTTTACCCATATCGATTATGATCATATGAACATCCTTGGAAAAACCATCGCAGAGATCGCCACTAACAAAGCACAGATCATCAAGTCCGACACCACTGTGTTTGTAGCCCCTAATCAACATGATGAGGCCATAAAGAGGATTGATGATACTTATCAAAAACACCATGGTAGTGAACTGATACTGACATCCAAATTGGCAGCCAATCAGGAAACATTATTCAATGGCACCCGTGTTGACATTAAGTTGGGCGAGACAGTTGTCCGAGACGTATACTTTAACTTGATTGGGGATGCTCAGTTAGATAATCTAGCCACAGTCGTCGCTGTTTATAATTGGTTGTTAAAACATGAAATGGTTGTTGGCAATGATTCGCTGATCAAAATGATGAGAGATATCCAAATTCCAGGAAGATTTCAAATTTTAGAACGTCAACCATTAGTAATTTTAGATGGGGCCCACAACGTTGATGGTGCTAGCAGACTGACCGAAACGTTAATTAACCTAAGACCAAATGGCAAGTTTATTTTTATTTTGGGATTTCTAAAAGATAAAGAATATCAAAAGATGGCTCGTATATACGATCAAATGGCTACTGAGATTATCGCTGTATCTCCTGATAATCATCAACGAGCATTAACGACAAATGAAATAGAAAAATTATTTACCAAACCAACTCAGCAAGCTGTTAATGCGCAAGTGGCGCTCAGACAGGCAAGACAGCTAGCGGATGAGAAAACGATCATTGTAGTTACCGGGTCATTTTACTTAGTGAAGGAATTGGAGAATGGATGGCATGAAAATTCCAAGTAG
- a CDS encoding TetR/AcrR family transcriptional regulator, with product MMGSLYEVKRTQRDLIDSLSHLLKKMSFEKITIDDICEDAMVHRSTFYRYYHNKYELLQNALEYIVGLYFHENGEPTSDVQVIKYLIKIVASDAQLFRNITINNEFFDSYSQLVKIVSDIIVEGLLAPTSGPNNRDLSNFPMFNNIAKSKNVSLSVRIFSGALLTVFIEWLKTPDASEETLNEMIDDLICDFQVA from the coding sequence ATGATGGGTAGTTTATATGAGGTTAAACGAACTCAACGCGATTTAATTGATAGTTTGAGTCATTTATTGAAAAAAATGTCATTTGAAAAAATTACCATTGATGATATCTGTGAAGATGCCATGGTTCATAGAAGCACTTTTTATCGATATTATCACAATAAGTATGAACTTCTGCAAAATGCTCTTGAATACATTGTTGGTCTCTACTTTCACGAAAATGGCGAACCGACATCAGATGTTCAAGTGATTAAATACCTAATCAAGATTGTGGCATCTGATGCACAATTATTTAGAAACATAACCATTAACAATGAATTTTTTGATTCCTACAGTCAATTGGTCAAGATTGTCAGTGATATTATCGTCGAGGGGTTATTAGCACCCACTAGCGGTCCAAATAATCGTGATTTGAGCAATTTTCCTATGTTTAATAATATTGCCAAGTCTAAGAATGTTTCTTTATCTGTCCGGATATTCAGTGGCGCATTATTAACGGTTTTCATAGAATGGTTGAAGACTCCGGATGCATCAGAAGAAACTTTGAATGAAATGATTGACGATTTAATATGCGATTTCCAAGTGGCATAA
- a CDS encoding DUF1694 domain-containing protein, protein MAENTEDFIRQHAFGNPQLKPDEKRAFLGNFRERVALALTIAELNNSKTPEMVVGILRGYPEYRMYLNGKMADSMINQYMKLAIAENYQFTILVQNGVRVEQKVSMRDFGLVIASPTDKIKKRVTF, encoded by the coding sequence ATGGCTGAAAATACTGAAGATTTTATTCGCCAGCATGCATTTGGTAACCCTCAATTAAAGCCTGATGAAAAACGGGCATTTTTAGGCAATTTTCGAGAACGAGTTGCTTTAGCATTAACAATTGCTGAGCTAAATAATTCTAAAACACCTGAAATGGTCGTTGGCATTCTCAGAGGTTATCCAGAGTATCGGATGTATCTTAATGGTAAGATGGCTGATTCGATGATTAACCAATACATGAAACTGGCGATTGCCGAAAATTATCAATTTACAATTCTGGTTCAAAACGGTGTTAGGGTTGAGCAAAAGGTTTCAATGCGCGATTTTGGATTAGTAATTGCTTCTCCAACGGATAAAATAAAGAAAAGAGTTACGTTTTAA
- the folE gene encoding GTP cyclohydrolase I FolE — MNEEKIEESITSLLEAIGEDPNREGLIETPKRVAKAYAEIFAGLNHRPEEFTDYKIFHVDEDPEMILVQQIPFYSMCEHHLLPFFGVANVAYVPEDGKVIGISKIPRLVEFVSKRPGMQEKVTTQIVDELEEILHPQGIAVSLSARHMCMEMRGINRDGLSTYTSKFTGVFKDDRDLKNEFLRQTENQRG, encoded by the coding sequence TTGAATGAAGAAAAAATTGAAGAATCAATAACTAGCTTATTAGAAGCGATAGGAGAAGATCCGAATCGTGAAGGATTAATAGAGACTCCCAAACGAGTTGCTAAAGCATATGCAGAAATCTTTGCCGGCTTAAATCATCGACCAGAAGAATTTACTGACTACAAAATCTTTCATGTGGATGAAGACCCAGAAATGATTTTGGTACAACAAATTCCATTTTATTCGATGTGTGAACATCATTTACTACCTTTTTTTGGCGTGGCCAATGTGGCTTACGTTCCAGAAGACGGCAAGGTGATCGGCATCAGTAAAATTCCTCGTTTAGTGGAATTTGTATCTAAGCGTCCTGGCATGCAGGAAAAGGTGACTACCCAAATCGTTGATGAATTAGAGGAAATTTTGCATCCCCAAGGAATCGCTGTTTCCTTGTCTGCCCGACACATGTGTATGGAAATGCGTGGCATCAATCGTGATGGATTGTCAACTTATACTTCCAAATTCACAGGTGTATTTAAAGACGATCGTGATTTAAAAAATGAATTTTTACGGCAAACGGAGAATCAGCGTGGCTAA
- a CDS encoding cysteine hydrolase family protein has translation MKSAVLVIDVTNDFLTGSLKNDRALKTIQPIKELLGRAHQQAVPVIYVSDAHYKEDHEFEIWGQHSMKGTWGGQITEELAPKADDYTFEKRTYSAFFQTGLDSLLRDLQVDNVILTGVVTNICIQHSAADACFRGYEITIPKETTEALNDDDYEYALNYVQNMYGAKITSLSDTLN, from the coding sequence ATGAAATCAGCTGTATTAGTAATTGATGTGACAAATGATTTTTTAACTGGCTCACTGAAAAATGATCGGGCATTGAAAACGATTCAACCAATTAAAGAATTGTTAGGCAGAGCTCATCAACAGGCGGTACCGGTAATTTATGTTTCAGATGCCCATTACAAAGAAGATCATGAATTCGAAATTTGGGGTCAACACAGTATGAAAGGGACGTGGGGCGGCCAAATTACAGAAGAGCTAGCTCCTAAAGCGGACGACTATACATTTGAAAAACGGACTTATAGCGCCTTTTTTCAGACGGGATTAGATTCACTTCTTAGAGATTTACAAGTTGATAATGTAATTTTGACAGGAGTGGTAACTAACATTTGTATTCAACATTCGGCTGCCGATGCGTGCTTTAGAGGGTATGAAATAACAATTCCCAAAGAAACTACTGAAGCTTTAAATGATGACGATTATGAATATGCGCTTAACTATGTTCAAAATATGTACGGAGCAAAGATCACATCATTATCAGATACATTAAACTAA
- a CDS encoding thiamine pyrophosphate-dependent enzyme yields the protein MTKMTAGQALAKVLESWDVDHIYGITADSINNTVDGLYQERDHIKYIQVRHEEVGALAATADAKLTGKVGVSFGSAGPGATHLFNGLYDAKMDHAPVVAIIGQSATPIMNTYFFQEMDQDPMFADLTDFHKQATNPEQIPYIMDQAIRYAYQHKAPAVVIIPDNLSAEEIEYVPYKSANVINGVAKQVIDSQAVNDVYSMIKEAKHPVLWAGLGMKDAQEEVVTFSEKFSIPVLTTAPATGVIPTDHPNFMGSRGRLGTKPAFEVSQAADLIILAGTNYPFSRFLPQGIKFVQINNSLEDLGKQRDVDLAILADGKQFFQALNKIGEPIPTTPFLKAAQADKRNWDKWLDKIADDESEGLAPEAVIRAIKDNSADDAVFGLDVGNNLMWAIRQLPFNKQQKMTMSSWFGTMGYGLPAAIAGKLSYPDRQVFNIAGDGGFSMVMQDLLTQVQYEMPIINVVLENKAFGFIQHEKISANQDPYGINFIGADWAGFADSMGAIGLKVTDIASLNNAFTEIDQLQKSGNTKPIVIDAKIKNVDPADTSFMPIDPTQFDQETIDNFNRTANLFDQPALQDLLEE from the coding sequence ATGACAAAAATGACAGCTGGTCAAGCCTTAGCAAAAGTATTAGAGAGCTGGGATGTTGATCATATTTATGGTATTACAGCCGATTCAATTAATAATACAGTTGATGGTCTATATCAAGAAAGAGACCATATCAAATATATTCAAGTTCGTCATGAAGAAGTCGGTGCTCTTGCGGCTACTGCTGATGCCAAATTAACAGGTAAAGTTGGTGTTAGTTTTGGTTCTGCCGGCCCTGGCGCCACCCACCTATTCAATGGTTTGTACGATGCCAAGATGGATCACGCTCCAGTGGTTGCCATCATTGGTCAGTCAGCCACTCCAATCATGAACACCTATTTCTTCCAGGAAATGGATCAAGATCCAATGTTTGCTGACCTAACTGATTTTCATAAACAAGCTACCAACCCAGAGCAAATTCCTTACATAATGGATCAAGCGATTCGTTATGCTTATCAGCATAAGGCACCTGCAGTGGTAATTATTCCGGACAATCTGTCTGCTGAAGAAATTGAGTATGTTCCATATAAATCTGCTAATGTGATTAATGGCGTTGCCAAGCAAGTGATCGATTCACAGGCTGTTAACGACGTTTACAGTATGATTAAAGAAGCCAAACACCCAGTACTTTGGGCAGGACTAGGTATGAAAGACGCTCAAGAAGAGGTCGTTACCTTTTCTGAAAAGTTCAGCATTCCTGTTTTGACTACTGCTCCAGCAACTGGTGTCATCCCTACTGATCACCCTAACTTCATGGGTTCAAGAGGACGACTAGGCACTAAACCAGCTTTTGAAGTTTCACAAGCCGCTGATTTGATTATCCTCGCTGGAACCAATTATCCATTTAGTCGATTCTTACCTCAAGGAATCAAATTCGTTCAAATCAATAATTCACTGGAAGACCTGGGCAAGCAAAGAGATGTTGATCTAGCTATTCTGGCGGATGGCAAACAATTTTTCCAAGCTCTTAATAAAATTGGCGAACCAATTCCAACTACCCCATTCCTAAAAGCCGCCCAAGCTGATAAACGAAACTGGGACAAGTGGTTAGATAAAATTGCTGATGATGAAAGTGAAGGCTTAGCACCCGAAGCTGTTATCCGAGCTATCAAAGATAATTCTGCAGACGATGCAGTCTTTGGCCTAGACGTTGGTAACAACCTCATGTGGGCTATTCGCCAATTACCATTCAATAAGCAACAAAAAATGACTATGTCATCTTGGTTTGGAACAATGGGTTATGGTCTCCCAGCAGCGATTGCTGGCAAACTAAGCTATCCTGATCGCCAAGTATTCAACATTGCCGGTGATGGTGGTTTTTCAATGGTGATGCAAGATCTATTAACCCAAGTTCAATATGAAATGCCAATCATTAATGTGGTCTTAGAAAACAAGGCTTTTGGTTTTATTCAACACGAAAAGATCTCGGCAAATCAAGATCCTTATGGTATTAACTTTATTGGTGCTGATTGGGCTGGATTTGCTGATAGCATGGGCGCAATCGGCTTAAAAGTCACTGATATTGCGTCATTAAATAATGCTTTCACGGAAATCGATCAGTTGCAAAAGTCAGGTAATACCAAACCAATCGTGATTGATGCCAAGATCAAGAATGTGGACCCAGCTGATACTAGTTTTATGCCAATAGATCCAACTCAATTTGACCAAGAAACTATCGATAACTTTAATCGGACAGCTAATCTATTTGATCAGCCTGCCCTCCAAGATTTACTAGAAGAATAA
- a CDS encoding non-canonical purine NTP pyrophosphatase: MKIPSRFVIASNNQAKTQELIKCFQWLGQEAISYQQLLGKLNFPDEGTTSYVDNATGKAQFVANQLPGEWVVGDDSGMILQAYPNQLGVVTARQLNGRYKTDDDLNNLIIDLVANKTRKVQMRSYLVAIHGRTKVFAEGEFNGHISEVPTGDNGGGFDKILEPDGYVKTLAELSDSEKMPLLHRTKAIENLLQQLRSQNDAN, encoded by the coding sequence ATGAAAATTCCAAGTAGATTTGTAATTGCGTCAAATAATCAGGCCAAGACACAAGAATTAATTAAGTGTTTCCAGTGGTTAGGGCAGGAAGCTATTTCTTATCAGCAACTATTAGGTAAACTTAATTTTCCAGACGAGGGAACGACAAGCTATGTAGATAATGCCACGGGTAAGGCTCAGTTCGTCGCTAATCAATTGCCAGGCGAGTGGGTAGTTGGTGATGATTCAGGGATGATTTTACAGGCATATCCTAATCAACTTGGAGTCGTCACGGCTAGACAACTTAACGGCAGATATAAGACTGACGATGATTTGAACAACCTGATTATTGATCTGGTGGCTAACAAGACTAGAAAAGTGCAGATGCGTTCTTATTTGGTGGCAATTCATGGCCGGACTAAAGTATTCGCTGAGGGAGAATTTAATGGTCACATCAGTGAAGTTCCAACAGGTGATAATGGTGGTGGCTTCGACAAAATTCTTGAACCAGATGGCTATGTAAAAACCCTAGCTGAATTATCCGACAGTGAAAAAATGCCATTACTGCACCGAACAAAAGCAATCGAAAATTTGTTACAACAACTAAGGAGTCAGAATGATGCAAATTAG